The genome window CGGTTCCAGTGCATCCCAGCCGCATGGGTTTAGTCCCAACAGCCCGTCCCTCAGCACCTTCTCGTCCCCAGGGGCGGTCCCACAACTTCCAGGGGCCTCAGCATTCCAGGCCTGATCTCGCAAGCCGCCTCTCGGACCGGGAGccccgccgcgacgaggagaagcccAACCTGGCTAGCCGCATTTCCGGTCTACCAGAACGCGGCGACAACCGCAACGACTGGCAGCCGCGTCCGGGCCAAGAACCACCCGTCACCCGCCAGTCCCCAGAACGCCCCTCACGgcccctccctccttcctctccagAGCGTCCGCGTGCGCGCTCCCCAGGTCGCTCGCCGGAACGAGCATGCGCATCACCAGTCCCTCCCGCCCGTGCCGCAATCGTCTCCAAGCCTGGACCAGCGGTGCACCCCGCTCGCGCTACCCTGGTTCCCTCAGAGCCTGCGCGGCAACCGCGCGGACCGCCGCCCGACGCGCCAGGATTTGAGCGCGATCGTGAGCGCGACCGCAACGAGCAGCGCAGTCCTGTTCGCAGCGCGCCTGCGTACGGGCCCGGTGCGCGCGGCCGTGACGGTGACCGCCGACCAGACCGTGACAACCGCGACCGTGACCGTGATCGCGGAGGCGATCGCCGAAGCCCCATCCGTGACGCGCCGGCGTACGGTCCCAATGCGCGTCGCCCCGCATCCGGTCCTATGGGGCGATGGGGCAACGACTGCGCGCGTTCCCCGCCGCCCCATGACCGTCGCCGTGAGGAACGCGACGAGCGTGATAGAGGCACAAAACGGCCTCTCGAGGGAGCTGGTGGAAGCGGGCGTGAGAAGCGGCGCTCcgcgcgaggtcggtggTAGAATTGTGTTTGGTCGCTTGGTGGTTGGGAGTCTATCATAGTCGTATACGTGCTTGTGCTTTGATGGTGCGGAAGTTGAGGTTTACATTAGGTCGACTGGGAATGCATTAGGATTTGCCACGTGAAGAGTTCGTCACTGAGTCATTTGAGTTGCGGGTGCTGCGTGTTCCGTTCCTGGCCTGGTCCCGAACTCGTTCACTCACTCATTAGGTAACAGGATCAAGGACGTGACTGGCACTACGTCTATCCTATCCATTCTCCAACATCTCAACCCCTCTCATCTTTGCATACCCTCTGTCTCCTCACTCGCCATGTCGCTCCCAATGCACCTCCGTGCATACACGGAGAAGACAAAGGacgaggctgcgcgcgaCTTCTTCAACGTCCCGACACCAGACCAGCTCCCCGCGCCCTCTGCACcgcccgtcgtcgtcaagccCGCAAGAGGCAAGTCGGGGACGGGGAGTGCGAGTGGACTCCAGGGAATGGACATCAATGCCGTGCTCAGCGTcgaggggaaggaggatgTGTATGTGAGTCTGAGTGCGGGGTTGAGCCCCAGGACTGAGGGGATCTCGCTGTACCACGGTGTGGACTCGTCCTGTCGTAGACGGATGGAGTAAGAGCGGTGGGTCAGGATGGGCAGAATGTTATGGACAGTGGTCGCCGggagctcgacgctcgCTCCGCACTCGATCACAACCCCTCACTCCAGTCCTGCCATCCCACCCAGCAACCCGCTCCTCCCATCCACTGCGCAACCTACGCTTCGCTGCGCCGCTGCGGTTCACTACGCAGTCTACGCAGGCCACGCATGCTCCATTTGCTCATGCTGACGCTTCCAGGCCGGCAAGTtgtccctcctcccgccaTTCCTGTGCTTCGTCAGCAACGATAGACGTTCCTGCCGCGCCACACTTCCGCTGTACACTATccggcgcgtcgagcggTACGTTGCACAGCAAGCAGCGCTGATCCCAGACTAAACTCTCGTGCAGGCGTCTTTGCACTCTCACTCGCGACGTGGCATGGCATGCGGATTGTGCGTACTCCCCGAGCTCCGACACACGCCCGCCTTCTCCGGAGCAGTGATGCCGCGCTCATTGACCCCTGATCCTTCCACCAACCATCCCTCACCGCCCAACCACCCTATGCCCTCTCGCACAACTGCGCCCGTTGGCATTCTCTGACATCAGATCCTCCAGCTCACGTCGCTGTTACCCACCGCGGAGCACttcgccatcctcctccgcgaTGCGCTCAAGTCGCAGGTGAGTGACGCTGGGGACTCAGTGCCTGGTGCCATCACCGCGCTAGCTATTCCAGCCATGCTTGATggctaaccccagctcgCGGAGATGAAGGCACTCAAGCTCttcctcccatccctctACTCCGAGTACCTCCTCCACGCTGTCCCATCCGGCGAACCGGGAGCGCTCATCGAGACGAGTCATGAAGAGGGCGACCTGCGCGGCccgggcggcgagggccgtGGGACATATGAGCGCGGGCTTGGCGAGACGTTCGGCTTCCCCGGTGATGCGCGCAAGatgcgcgagcgcagcaAGATGAAGCTCTGGAAGGAGTACTTTGCCGTCCACGGGCGAAACATGACCCGTGAGCTGCGTAGCAACTGGCGttgctgacagcagtccTCCGCTACCCTCCATTCCAGCGCCTGCTCCAGGTTGGCTTGCCATCACGGTTGCGCGGAGAGCTGTGGGAGGTGATGAGCGGGTCCATCTACCTCCGCTTTGCCAACCCCAAGACGTACcagctgctcctcgaggagaacAAGGGCAAGAGCTCGCAGAGCAcggacgagatcgagaaggACCTCAACCGGTCACTGCCAGAGTACAAGGCATACCAGACCGACGAGGGTCTTGCCAAGCTCCGGAGAGTGCTGGTCGCGTACTCGTTCCGCAACCCCGAGCTGGGGTACTGCCAGGCACTGAACATCGTGAGCCCGCTTCTGTGCTcgagctgaccccaggtcGTTGCCGGCCTGCTCATCTACATGTCCGAGGAGCAGGCGTTCTGGCTCCTCGAGTTGCTCTGTGACCGGATACTGCCCGGATACtactcgccctcgatggAGGGTACGCTGCTCGACCAGCGTGTGTTCGAGTCGCTTGTCAAGCGCTGCCTGCCGCTCATCCACGACCACTTTCGCGAAGTCGACGTCCAGATCTCGGTTGCGTCACTCCCGTGGTTTCTCTCGTTGTACATCAACTCGCTCCCGCTCATCTTTGCGttccgcgtcgtcgactgcGTGCTCGCCATGGGCGTCAAGGTGCTGTTCCAAATCGGTCTGGCCATTCTCAAGATCAacggcgaggcgctgctcgaggtcaCTGACGACGGCATGTTCATCAACCTCATGCGCAGCTACTTCTCGACCATTGGCGAGTCGGCGCACCCGACCCATCCTGACCCACGCGTGCGTAACATCACCAACTTCCAGGAGCTCCTCGTTGTCGCATTCCGCGAGTTCAACGTCATCACGGACGACACGATCACGAGCGAGCGCCGTCGTCTGCGCGCGATTATTGCGGACGAAATCGAGAAGTTCTCGAAGCGCGCTGCAGTGCGCAACCTTCGTAATGTTGGCCGCTTCAACAAAGAGCAGGTCGGCATTATCTACGACCACTTCTTCTCGGCGGTGTGTTCGCCTGAGGGTGGTGGAACCAATTTAGTCGAACCGCAGCCTGGGGAGCTTGAGCAGCCACGTATCACGGTCGACGCGCAGGGCCGTGTCGAGACCCGCATCGACCTTAGAACATTCAAGGTCCTACTCTCAGGCATTGCGACCTGGGCGCGTGAGGAGACTGTCACGACCAACGCGTTCATGCAGCGCACcgagcggcgcgtcgccgatCATGAGATCATCGATAGACTCTTCTACTCGTGGGACAAGCAAAACGTCGGCACGCTCTCGCTGCAGGATGTTGTCGAGggccttgacgacgtcATGTCTGGCGGCCTCATGGAGTCAATCGAGTGGTTCTTCAAGCTCCATGACAAGGATGGTGATGGCTACCTgaccaaggacgaggtgaTCCGCCTCTCTGAGTCGCTCCTGTTCATCTTCCGCAACGAGCCTGGGGACATATATCTGGCCGCCGTGTCGCGCTTCATCCTGAACGCGTACGAGTTCGGTGACGCCACGGCGCCAGAGTCGAGtctcccgccgccgcaggACGAACTCAACGGCGAGCACCAGACGGCGACGCAGTCGCGTGAGCGCTCTGACTCTGCCGCAGGTCCACACAACCTGCCGTACCTCAGCCTCCCGACGTTCCGCATGGTTGTTCTGGCCGACGAATTACTCGAGCAGTTCTTCGAGCACTCGCTTACCGACTCgttccagctcgaggataccgaggaagaggactACCACAAGACGCACGCCAAGTCGGACGGTCTACTCGGTGgtctcgtcaacctcgttTACACGGATGAGTTAGTTCTGACGTTTTCAGAAGAATGTCAACTAACTTGCAGAAACAAGTCGCGCTTCAACCGCCTTGCCGACGGTATCGGCTCGGCGCTGGGCAAGCACGCCGAGTGGCGCAAGCCGGCTTTGTCCAAGGCGGACCCGATGGCACCCGCGCCGGTAGAGACGCGTGCGCGCGAGTCGCTCCTGACTCCATCACAGCGTGCGCGTGCACGCAGCGCGTCTCAGGCGTCGCAGGTCAGCATCAAGACGTCgggcagctcgtcgacggtcAATACGCTGGACAAGCCATCGTCGCTGGCCGATGTCGAGATGCGATaccgcgaggagagcgagatggTTCGCGCAGCACAGGAGGCGGTCATGCACCGTCCGAACTTTGCGATCGACGCGATtggcgacagcgacggcgaggacgaggaggagggcgcaGACGATGGCGTCAtggacgaggttgaggcaTTCCTCAAGGCCCACGGTGGAGAGGACGACACAGCCGTCAAGGGTGCTGCTAAGAAGGAAGCTGAGGGTGAGTCTGAGTCTGGACTTGTGATGTGCAATGCCACGGGCGCCACACAGGTACACAGGGTGTCATGGAAATatggggtggaggaggcaaCGTGCAATGTGCAAGGTACGACGTGTTCAAAGTGTTAACCGCAGATCTTCTCAAAGCAGAACCGATGCGGCCTGGTCAAAAGCCACGACAGACGAGTGGTGATCTTGTACAGCTGTGAGCGTCACTAACGCTCTCTACGCGTGTGCATGTGTAGATGTTTTGTTAGAGCATATGTTATTTTTGTTTTTGCACACACCCAACACGACAAGATCATGGTAAGCCGTGCCCAATTACCCTGAAAAGCGCGTCGACATTCAACGCATTGCAAGTCAACTTGCTGTCAGTTGGGAACAGGGATGATGATGTTTAGGGTGTTTCGGGTGGTCAGAATCAGCTTCAGGGGTGGTATTAAGGAGATCAGGAGATTAAGGACTTTCGGGGTGTTTGGATACAAACCACATACACCCCATTCTAATGGGTGGATCGGGGGGGACGATGGAAAGAGCATTGGGCACTGGTACACTGGTGCACTGGTACACTGGTACACACGCACAACTGGGTGAGGTGAGGTGACGGTGGCGTTCCAACTCAAGGACCATGAAGGGTATAGTGGCTCCAGGCTGCCGTGTGTGTGCGGATCAGTACATTCTCCTCCAACAAGTCACCCCAAGCTCAGGTTGCAAGACTTGTACTGTTGTTCATCGCCTCTTCCACCTCCTCTaccacctcctcttccacctcctcccttcctcctcgtacAATACACTCATTACCCATTACAATCTAGTTTGTCCCCCGGCGGGCCATCTTGATCTTCAACCTCATTACCTCCGTCTTTCAGCCTCAAACCGAGTTCAGTTGATCTGAACCCATCTCCTTCACTTGGCTACCCCCGACCCGCTGCGCTGGTCGGTCGTACGGCCGTGCCTCACCGATCTCTGGGAACGCCTCAGAGTAAACTGAGTAAACTGTGAGTATGTCCTTGGTATTTCGGATCGGTGTTGGCAGATGCGGAGACCAGGAGGCGAGGGGGCGGGCCAAGTGGGTGCCGTGGGTGCCATGGGTGCTGTGGGTGCTGGGGTTGCCGGCAGAGGAAAGCCAGAAGAGAGCACATGACGCTCGGTTGAACGAGCGGAAGGTTGTCAAGCGCTAGGGCCGTTGAGAAGCAAGTGCCTGCCCAGTCCAATTGAGCCCAAACTCCCAAGTACCCCAAGTTTGCTCAGCCGAGGCGGTGTTGCGGGTTGTAAGGAGGCCCAGCCAAGCAAACTAAGAGGTTAGGAATGGACTCTTGAGTTGAACAGCCCCTCGTGCTTCACTCTGCTTGCTGCTTTGATTACGTTGCAaccctcccacccaccaACGTAACTCAAGGTTGAGCCATGCATGCCATCACAACCATCAGCCCCCACACTCCCATACTCTCAACTTAGACTCACACTACAGTAGTCACTAGTCATCCCAGCTGGCCTGGTATCTCCTAtcctcacctccactccaaCTTCCATCGAGCCCAGCTCGCTATTCCCAGCACGCTTTACGTCTCGCACTCGCATTCGTCGGATCTTCCCACTTCGCACCCGGATcgtcccctccccaccatCAACCTCACCATCGAATCCCCATTCTATCCTTGTTCACTCTCACCGCTTTTTGCGCCATgcgcgccgtcctccttctcctcttcgccgGTTACGCCGTGGCGCAGGGCGCTGGCCCTCCCGCCCCCGTACCAACGTCaaccagctcgagcgctgCGGCCCCGACTGCTGCCCCGCCTCCATCGAGCAATTCACAGGCCGCGCCCCCGGCGCAGACCACTCCCCAGAACCAAGAATCCACACCTGTGGCGCAGTCGTCCGCCCCGCCCACTACCACTTCCTTCAGTGGGCCCGCGACGTTTGTCTTCGCGTCAATCGCAACAGCGACGCAGTGCGTTGGGGCGGGCATCCGTTGGGATCTGAGAAACGCTGATAAGACAAAATATGCTGTCGACATGTACGCGTTCAACATTGGGGTCGACCAGTCTATTCCTCCCGCGCCTAGCCCCTCGTCATCAGCGGCCACCCCGGCCAACACCCCTGCAGCGCAGCCCAGTAGCAGTAACAACGCCACTCCGGCAGCCAACACTCCCAACGCAGCACCGGCCGCTTCCGCTGCATCCCCCGCAGCGCCTGCAGCGCCtgccaaccccaaccctcAAAGCAGCAACCCTCCCACAACACAGGCCGTCGCCGGTGGCGGTGCGGCCGCACCGCCTGCCAAGCGCGCATTCGGGCCATTGGACCACGTCAACCCAATGGTACGCGACGAGCATGttcagctcgtcgcgcgcgccaacaTCAACGCGACGGTCGTAAAGGGCTGGCGCACCAACATCCCGTACGACTGGGTCGTTGATGTGCCGCCTGGGCGTTACCGTATCCTGGCGATTGtcaacgacgaggcgcgTACATGGGCTGAGTCAGCCCCATTCACAGTCATCGCCGGCACAAACACGACGTGTGTCAAGGACACGCCGGACGCGTCCAACAGTGTCTCGAGCGGTGCGCCTGGCAAGACGTCAGGTGCGGCAGGCTCAGGCAGTGAAGAAGCCGGGTCTAAGAAGTCTGGCCTGAGCGGTGGTGCCATTGCGGGCGTCGTCATTGGTGTTCTTGCGGGCGTGGCGCTCGCGATCCTCGCTTTCATATGCTTCCGCAAAGCTGCGCGCGATAAGCGCCGCGATGcgggcggccgcgagcCCCAGACCCCGATGCGTAACTTGATCGGCGAGCCGACCGACTTCCGCAAGACCAAGggtgcgcgcgcgagcatgGGCCACGCGCTGGCTGCAATCGGCATTGGCGCTAACCGCGGTGGCGGAGTGGAACGCGCTGAGCGCGGTGAGAAGCCCTTATTCCCTGCGGTTCCGCGCATGAGCATGGGCAATCGCAGGGGTTCGGACATGACCACTGGGACAGACAACCCGTTCGAGACGGCGCCCACGACGCcagtcgaggagaagacgcCGAGCCACACACCCGGCTCGTCGTTCGGGACTTCGATCCctcccgcctcggcgctggcCGCCGGGGCTGCGGCGCGCGAAGAGCGCGACAACCACCTCTGCCCGccccgctcgccgccccgCGGCGTATACGACGGCATCGACGATGAGCCAGACACGTTCCGCCCCTcgacaccgacgccgatgcGCCTCCCTCCTTCGCAGGTCCCTGCAAAC of Cutaneotrichosporon cavernicola HIS019 DNA, chromosome: 4 contains these proteins:
- a CDS encoding uncharacterized protein (Domain in Tre-2, BUB2p, and Cdc16p. Probable Rab-GAPs), whose translation is MSLPMHLRAYTEKTKDEAARDFFNVPTPDQLPAPSAPPVVVKPARGKSGTGSASGLQGMDINAVLSVEGKEDVYAGKLSLLPPFLCFVSNDRRSCRATLPLYTIRRVERLNSRAGVFALSLATWHGMRIILQLTSLLPTAEHFAILLRDALKSQLAEMKALKLFLPSLYSEYLLHAVPSGEPGALIETSHEEGDLRGPGGEGRGTYERGLGETFGFPGDARKMRERSKMKLWKEYFAVHGRNMTLLRYPPFQRLLQVGLPSRLRGELWEVMSGSIYLRFANPKTYQLLLEENKGKSSQSTDEIEKDLNRSLPEYKAYQTDEGLAKLRRVLVAYSFRNPELGYCQALNIVVAGLLIYMSEEQAFWLLELLCDRILPGYYSPSMEGTLLDQRVFESLVKRCLPLIHDHFREVDVQISVASLPWFLSLYINSLPLIFAFRVVDCVLAMGVKVLFQIGLAILKINGEALLEVTDDGMFINLMRSYFSTIGESAHPTHPDPRVRNITNFQELLVVAFREFNVITDDTITSERRRLRAIIADEIEKFSKRAAVRNLRNVGRFNKEQVGIIYDHFFSAVCSPEGGGTNLVEPQPGELEQPRITVDAQGRVETRIDLRTFKVLLSGIATWAREETVTTNAFMQRTERRVADHEIIDRLFYSWDKQNVGTLSLQDVVEGLDDVMSGGLMESIEWFFKLHDKDGDGYLTKDEVIRLSESLLFIFRNEPGDIYLAAVSRFILNAYEFGDATAPESSLPPPQDELNGEHQTATQSRERSDSAAGPHNLPYLSLPTFRMVVLADELLEQFFEHSLTDSFQLEDTEEEDYHKTHAKSDGLLGGLVNLVYTDENKSRFNRLADGIGSALGKHAEWRKPALSKADPMAPAPVETRARESLLTPSQRARARSASQASQVSIKTSGSSSTVNTLDKPSSLADVEMRYREESEMVRAAQEAVMHRPNFAIDAIGDSDGEDEEEGADDGVMDEVEAFLKAHGGEDDTAVKGAAKKEAEDLLKAEPMRPGQKPRQTSGDLVQL